One genomic window of Nocardioides daphniae includes the following:
- a CDS encoding GNAT family N-acetyltransferase, whose translation MDLRISPADFDDLALPAFLTDHLAELEPTAPAESRHALDLDGLRAPGVRLWVAHADGPLVATGATAALAEPGHEEVKSMRIAPSHRGRGVARRMVEHLVRDARARGVTRLWLGPGAWSSSCPRARSTPRWASSPAAPTAPTPTTRTASS comes from the coding sequence ATGGACCTACGCATCTCGCCCGCCGACTTCGACGACCTGGCCCTGCCGGCGTTCCTCACCGACCACCTGGCGGAGCTGGAGCCGACCGCGCCTGCCGAGAGCAGGCACGCGCTGGACCTCGACGGGTTGCGCGCCCCGGGCGTACGTCTCTGGGTCGCCCACGCCGACGGCCCGCTGGTCGCCACCGGCGCGACGGCTGCGCTGGCGGAGCCGGGGCACGAGGAGGTCAAGAGCATGCGGATCGCACCCAGCCATCGCGGGCGCGGCGTGGCCCGGCGGATGGTGGAGCACCTGGTGCGCGACGCCCGGGCTCGCGGCGTCACCCGCCTGTGGCTGGGACCGGGAGCATGGAGTTCTTCGTGCCCGCGCGCTCGCTCCACGCCACGGTGGGCTTCGAGCCCTGCGGCCCCTACGGCTCCTACACCGACGACCCGAACAGCTTCTTCATGA
- a CDS encoding VanZ family protein, with product MGAWLVDRRRTTGVLLGLALVVLTALTLVPTSRDLERGCFVEWSVPTLGAVELVANVILFVPVVLLLGVLLRRPVVALLGASGASLLIEAVQAVVPALGRSCSTNDWVSNTIGAALGALLALVALKLHHRFSGDRGPELVSADAS from the coding sequence GTGGGGGCCTGGCTGGTCGACCGTCGTCGGACCACGGGGGTCCTGCTGGGACTGGCCCTGGTCGTGCTGACGGCGCTGACGCTGGTGCCGACGAGCCGCGACCTGGAGCGCGGCTGCTTCGTGGAGTGGTCGGTCCCGACCCTCGGTGCGGTCGAGCTGGTCGCCAACGTGATCCTCTTCGTCCCCGTGGTGCTGCTGCTGGGGGTGCTGCTGCGCCGTCCCGTCGTCGCGTTGCTGGGAGCCAGCGGCGCGTCGCTCCTCATCGAGGCCGTGCAGGCCGTGGTGCCCGCGCTGGGGCGCTCCTGCTCGACCAACGACTGGGTCTCCAACACCATCGGCGCCGCGCTGGGCGCCCTCCTGGCCTTGGTCGCGCTGAAGCTCCACCACCGGTTCTCCGGCGACCGTGGGCCGGAGCTGGTGAGCGCCGACGCGTCCTGA
- a CDS encoding mycoredoxin: MYSTPWCGYCHRLKSQLDREGIPFEVVDIERVPEAAKLVEEANGGNQTVPTLVYSDGSAQTNPSLAQVKEKLASLA, encoded by the coding sequence ATGTACAGCACGCCGTGGTGCGGCTACTGCCACCGCCTGAAGAGCCAGCTCGACCGCGAGGGCATCCCCTTCGAGGTCGTCGACATCGAGCGGGTCCCGGAGGCGGCGAAGCTGGTCGAGGAGGCCAACGGCGGCAACCAGACGGTGCCGACCCTCGTCTACTCCGACGGCAGCGCGCAGACGAACCCGAGCCTGGCCCAGGTCAAGGAGAAGCTGGCCTCGCTCGCCTGA
- the nudC gene encoding NAD(+) diphosphatase has translation MSRDEQSLPHVALSVRAHNREALHRTDAAWLDEQWADPATRVLVVSGGRVDATGGTVPWLTPTEAAALAPHGERLLLGQRDGRTRFALLAERDDVVGGTDDWVGLRGLFGLLAPGDETAADEAPWLFHAIGLAEWRRSHRFCPRCGGGLTSYAAGHELRCGDCGRSQFPRTDPAVIMTITVGEPGSDDEAVLLGRQAKWPATQWSSLAGFCEPGETLEDAVRRETYEETGVRVGEVSYFGSQPWPLPASLMVAFTGRATSREIHVDGAEIEDARWFTRAQLRAGLEDGTLTVPRSVSISASLLTAFHGGPLPGGDVWRR, from the coding sequence GTGAGCCGCGACGAGCAGTCCCTCCCGCACGTGGCCCTGTCGGTGCGGGCCCACAACCGTGAAGCCCTGCACCGCACCGACGCGGCCTGGCTCGACGAGCAGTGGGCCGACCCGGCCACCCGTGTGCTGGTGGTCTCCGGGGGACGCGTCGACGCCACCGGTGGCACGGTTCCGTGGCTCACGCCCACCGAGGCGGCCGCCCTGGCCCCGCACGGCGAGCGGCTGCTGCTGGGGCAGCGCGACGGACGTACGCGGTTTGCGCTGCTCGCCGAGCGCGACGACGTCGTCGGGGGCACCGACGACTGGGTCGGCCTGCGTGGGCTCTTCGGCCTGCTGGCCCCCGGCGACGAGACCGCGGCCGACGAGGCGCCGTGGCTCTTCCACGCCATCGGGCTCGCGGAGTGGCGCCGCTCCCACCGGTTCTGTCCCCGCTGCGGTGGTGGGCTGACGTCGTACGCCGCCGGCCACGAGCTGCGGTGCGGCGACTGCGGCCGCTCGCAGTTCCCCCGCACCGACCCGGCGGTGATCATGACGATCACCGTCGGCGAGCCGGGCAGCGACGACGAGGCCGTGCTGCTGGGCCGGCAGGCGAAGTGGCCCGCCACGCAGTGGTCGTCGTTGGCGGGCTTCTGCGAGCCGGGGGAGACCCTGGAGGACGCCGTGCGCCGCGAGACCTACGAGGAGACGGGCGTACGCGTGGGTGAGGTCTCCTACTTCGGCTCCCAGCCGTGGCCGCTCCCGGCGAGCCTGATGGTCGCCTTCACGGGCCGCGCGACCTCACGCGAGATCCACGTCGACGGCGCCGAGATCGAGGACGCCCGCTGGTTCACCCGCGCGCAGCTGCGCGCCGGCCTCGAGGACGGCACCCTCACGGTGCCGCGCAGCGTCTCCATCTCGGCGTCGCTGCTGACCGCCTTCCACGGCGGGCCGTTGCCCGGCGGGGACGTCTGGCGCCGCTGA
- the deoD gene encoding purine-nucleoside phosphorylase, protein MSTHIGADPGQIAPTVLFPGDPLRAKWIAETFLDDATCYSQVRGMLGFTGTWNGTPVSVQGSGMGQPSMAIYANELFRDYDVQSLIRVGSCGALTEKVAIRDVVLASGACTDSSKNTHRFSGYDYAPVADFGLLRAAHDAAAEMDGVTTHVGLIFSSDSFYSPRPELMKAQVEHGVLAVEMEASALYTLAAQYGRRALAICTVSDHIVTGEETTAQEREQTFAAMVEIALRAGLSPHLA, encoded by the coding sequence ATGAGCACGCACATCGGAGCCGACCCCGGTCAGATCGCCCCCACCGTCCTCTTCCCGGGCGACCCGCTGCGGGCGAAGTGGATCGCGGAGACGTTCCTCGACGACGCCACCTGCTACTCCCAGGTGCGCGGGATGCTCGGCTTCACCGGCACCTGGAACGGCACCCCCGTCTCGGTGCAGGGCTCCGGGATGGGCCAGCCGTCGATGGCCATCTACGCCAACGAGCTCTTCCGCGACTACGACGTGCAGTCGCTGATCCGGGTCGGCTCGTGCGGCGCACTGACCGAGAAGGTGGCGATCCGCGACGTCGTGCTCGCCTCCGGCGCCTGCACCGACTCCTCCAAGAACACCCACCGCTTCAGCGGCTACGACTATGCCCCCGTCGCAGACTTCGGGCTGCTGCGCGCCGCCCACGACGCGGCGGCCGAGATGGATGGGGTCACCACCCACGTGGGGCTGATCTTCTCCAGCGACTCCTTCTACTCGCCGCGCCCCGAGCTGATGAAGGCCCAGGTCGAGCACGGCGTGCTGGCGGTCGAGATGGAGGCGAGCGCGCTCTACACGCTGGCCGCGCAGTACGGCCGTCGCGCCCTGGCGATCTGTACGGTCTCGGACCACATCGTGACGGGCGAGGAGACCACCGCCCAGGAGCGGGAGCAGACCTTCGCGGCGATGGTCGAGATCGCCCTGCGGGCCGGCCTCTCCCCCCACCTGGCCTGA
- a CDS encoding class I SAM-dependent methyltransferase, producing MTDHQHDHEHDADAPDYFEATGWEERYAGEEKIWSGEPNPQLVAEVTPLTPGTALDVGCGEGGDVIWLAQHGWQVTGADFSANGLARAARHAEEAGVADNTDWWQVDAREFDAGGRQWDLVTTHFLHPPAGGMVEVVSRLVDAVAPGGHLLVVGHAPTDDHGHQLTGPQHEAMFRARDLLPALPENFEVFVVQQRPRVVTRDGVRMEIEDSTLLARRVGL from the coding sequence ATGACCGACCACCAGCACGACCACGAGCACGACGCGGACGCGCCCGACTACTTCGAGGCGACGGGGTGGGAGGAGCGCTACGCCGGCGAGGAGAAGATCTGGAGCGGCGAGCCCAACCCCCAGCTCGTCGCGGAGGTCACGCCGCTGACGCCGGGAACCGCGCTCGACGTGGGCTGCGGCGAGGGCGGCGACGTGATCTGGCTGGCCCAGCACGGCTGGCAGGTGACGGGGGCGGACTTCTCGGCCAACGGGTTGGCGCGCGCCGCTCGGCACGCGGAGGAGGCGGGCGTCGCCGACAACACCGACTGGTGGCAGGTCGACGCCCGTGAGTTCGACGCCGGCGGGCGTCAGTGGGACCTGGTCACCACGCACTTCCTGCACCCGCCGGCCGGCGGCATGGTCGAGGTCGTGAGCAGGCTGGTCGACGCGGTGGCGCCGGGCGGTCACCTGCTGGTGGTGGGGCACGCTCCGACCGACGACCACGGCCACCAGCTCACCGGGCCGCAGCACGAGGCGATGTTCCGGGCCCGTGACCTGCTGCCCGCCCTGCCGGAGAACTTCGAGGTCTTCGTGGTGCAGCAGCGGCCCCGGGTCGTGACCCGCGACGGCGTACGCATGGAGATCGAGGACTCGACCCTGCTGGCGCGCCGCGTGGGCCTGTGA
- a CDS encoding bifunctional 3'-5' exonuclease/DNA polymerase, which translates to MASEVGLFAVEDTTEQLRADLEDARQLRTVAESPESTRLGLLVAAESAGALVAAEMTYAGMPWRNDVHEALLRDVLGPRPPRGARPQKLEQLADRVREALATPRLNPDSNPELLAALRRAGLEVPDTRAHTLRALRHPAVEPLLRYRQAAHLFQTNGWAWSEEWTSGGRFRPTYQPAGSVTGRWSSNGGGALSFPALVRPAAIADDGWALVVTDVSQLEPRVLAGMSGDRALAHAARGADLYQGMVDDGAVAGRNDAKLGLLGAMYGATSGESGRMVAELTRRYPQAFALLERAAHEGERGGTVRTLLGRGSPSVDDAWADAEADVEREASRRRAYGRFTRNFVVQGTGAEWALCWIADLRNRLWALGAHGPLQARPHLVLFLHDEVVVHTPAHLAEQVVAAAREAAATASALVFRELSIDFPLSASVVRSYAEAGKSSPAAETDEEPVLPTQSVEG; encoded by the coding sequence GTGGCCTCCGAGGTCGGCCTCTTCGCCGTCGAGGACACCACCGAGCAGCTGCGCGCCGACCTGGAGGACGCCCGGCAGCTGCGCACCGTCGCCGAGTCGCCGGAGTCCACGCGCCTGGGGTTGCTCGTCGCGGCGGAGTCCGCCGGGGCACTGGTCGCCGCCGAGATGACGTACGCCGGGATGCCCTGGCGCAACGACGTGCACGAGGCACTGCTGAGGGACGTCCTCGGCCCCCGCCCGCCACGGGGCGCCCGCCCGCAGAAGCTGGAGCAGCTGGCCGACCGGGTGCGCGAGGCCCTGGCCACCCCACGCCTCAACCCCGACTCCAACCCCGAGCTGCTGGCCGCGCTTCGCCGGGCCGGGCTCGAGGTGCCCGACACCCGCGCGCACACCCTGCGGGCGCTGCGCCACCCGGCTGTCGAACCGCTGCTGCGCTACCGGCAGGCCGCGCACCTCTTCCAGACCAACGGCTGGGCCTGGAGCGAGGAGTGGACGAGCGGCGGCCGGTTCCGCCCGACCTACCAACCGGCCGGCTCGGTCACCGGCCGCTGGTCGTCCAACGGGGGCGGGGCCCTCTCCTTCCCAGCCCTGGTGCGCCCGGCCGCGATCGCCGACGACGGCTGGGCGCTGGTCGTCACCGACGTCTCCCAGCTGGAGCCGCGGGTGCTGGCCGGGATGAGCGGTGACCGGGCGCTGGCCCACGCGGCCCGCGGTGCCGACCTCTACCAGGGGATGGTCGACGACGGCGCCGTCGCGGGCCGCAACGACGCCAAGCTCGGCCTGCTCGGCGCGATGTACGGCGCCACCAGCGGTGAGAGCGGCCGGATGGTCGCCGAGCTGACCCGGCGCTACCCGCAGGCCTTCGCGCTGCTCGAGCGCGCCGCGCACGAGGGGGAGCGCGGGGGCACGGTGCGTACGCTGCTCGGCCGCGGCTCCCCGAGCGTCGACGACGCCTGGGCCGACGCGGAGGCCGACGTCGAGCGGGAGGCGAGCCGGCGCCGGGCGTACGGCCGTTTCACCCGCAACTTCGTGGTCCAGGGCACCGGCGCCGAGTGGGCGCTGTGCTGGATCGCTGACCTGCGCAACCGGCTGTGGGCGCTGGGCGCCCACGGCCCGCTGCAGGCACGTCCGCACCTGGTGCTCTTCCTCCACGACGAGGTCGTCGTCCACACGCCCGCCCACCTGGCCGAGCAGGTGGTTGCGGCAGCCCGGGAAGCCGCAGCGACCGCGTCGGCCTTGGTCTTCCGCGAGCTGAGCATCGACTTCCCGCTCAGTGCCTCGGTCGTCCGCTCCTACGCCGAGGCAGGCAAGTCCTCACCCGCCGCCGAGACCGACGAGGAGCCGGTCCTGCCCACCCAGTCCGTCGAGGGCTGA
- a CDS encoding ATP-dependent DNA helicase, translated as MGDPNQAIYGWRGASVANIAQFREQFPQADGTPSARFSLTVNRRSDRRILDVANVLATPLLREQAGLVEPLEWKPGAEEGVVRSVVHRTTADELDWLACEVEAAHDRIRAAARDEARRARLEKRFDDARALDEKAESSWREIGVLVRTNKEGADAYDALSAAGIPVEIVGLGGLIRLPEVAQVVATLSLLEDVTDNASLLTLLAGPRWEIGVRDLALLGRRSTELAKGQWVDDDQRSLAEQLSDSVAGADPTELSSLNEALESPGDLPYSAEALERFARLASELEHLRSYVGEPLLDLLRRIIDVTGLDIELSSSTSPATTARRENLDLFVKAVAEFQAVDGTVTLPALNAWLAVEDDAGGGLDLAPPSESDSVKLLTVHRSKGLEYDVVFMIGVAAERFPSKTARSQWTTVCHELPSRLRGDAASVPQLEERSAEGLAALKEEAKAHHEMEELRLGYVAFTRARHEFVVSSHVWGTRQKPLAPSPYLETVREMEQRWGVDLAPWYAPAEEEPHPALEEVQRVEWPSRDRSEQRVRREEAARRVLAADPEEADDRAALAEAVTPEGESGTEVVERWDAEIERLLLEERAKRRTSVEVAVPSSLSATALMRLQEDPEAFALDLLRPMPRPPAPAARFGTRFHAWVEARFGQQGLLDPDDLPGRFDADIDDDADLEALQKAFESGEFADRAPYAVEAPFSLVLDGTVVRGRIDAVYTEGDPQRFLVVDWKTSRHETADPLQLAVYRVAWAELTGVPVDQVVAAFHYVRTGRTVRFDDLPGRDDLAALLRPDPVPDPVPDPVTDPVPDSGPDPRAEESGMLF; from the coding sequence GTGGGTGACCCCAACCAGGCCATCTACGGCTGGCGCGGCGCCTCCGTCGCCAACATCGCCCAGTTCCGCGAGCAGTTCCCGCAGGCTGACGGCACCCCGTCCGCCCGTTTCTCCCTCACGGTCAACCGACGTTCCGACCGCCGCATCCTCGACGTCGCCAACGTCCTGGCGACCCCGCTGCTGCGGGAGCAGGCCGGCCTCGTGGAGCCGCTGGAGTGGAAGCCCGGCGCCGAGGAGGGCGTGGTCCGCTCCGTGGTGCACCGCACCACCGCCGACGAGCTCGACTGGCTGGCGTGCGAGGTGGAGGCGGCCCACGACCGGATCCGGGCCGCAGCCCGCGACGAGGCCAGGCGCGCCCGCCTGGAGAAGCGGTTCGACGACGCGCGCGCCCTGGACGAGAAGGCCGAGTCGTCGTGGCGCGAGATCGGTGTGCTGGTGCGCACCAACAAGGAAGGCGCCGACGCCTACGACGCCCTGAGTGCGGCGGGCATCCCGGTCGAGATCGTCGGCCTGGGCGGACTGATCCGGTTGCCCGAGGTGGCCCAGGTGGTCGCCACGCTCAGCCTGCTGGAGGACGTCACCGACAACGCCTCCCTGCTCACCCTGCTGGCGGGCCCCCGCTGGGAGATCGGCGTCCGTGACCTCGCCCTGCTGGGTCGGCGCTCGACCGAGCTGGCGAAGGGGCAGTGGGTCGACGACGACCAACGCTCCTTGGCCGAGCAGCTCTCCGACTCGGTCGCCGGCGCCGACCCGACCGAGCTCTCCTCGCTCAACGAGGCCCTGGAGTCCCCGGGCGACCTGCCCTACTCCGCCGAGGCGCTGGAGCGGTTCGCCCGCCTGGCCTCCGAGCTCGAGCACCTGCGCAGCTACGTGGGCGAGCCGTTGCTCGACCTGCTGCGTCGGATCATCGACGTCACCGGGCTCGACATCGAGCTCTCCTCCTCCACCTCGCCGGCCACGACCGCGCGCCGCGAGAACCTCGACCTCTTCGTCAAGGCGGTCGCCGAGTTCCAGGCGGTCGACGGCACCGTCACCCTGCCCGCGCTCAACGCCTGGCTGGCCGTGGAGGACGACGCCGGCGGTGGCCTCGACCTGGCGCCGCCGAGCGAGTCCGACTCGGTCAAGCTGCTGACGGTGCACCGCTCCAAGGGGTTGGAGTACGACGTCGTCTTCATGATCGGCGTCGCCGCGGAGCGCTTCCCCAGCAAGACCGCCCGCTCGCAGTGGACCACCGTCTGCCACGAGCTGCCGTCCCGCCTGCGCGGCGACGCGGCCTCCGTGCCCCAGCTGGAGGAGCGGTCGGCCGAAGGCCTGGCCGCGCTCAAGGAGGAGGCGAAGGCCCACCACGAGATGGAGGAGCTGCGCCTCGGCTACGTGGCCTTCACCCGGGCCCGGCACGAGTTCGTCGTCAGCAGCCACGTCTGGGGCACCCGGCAGAAGCCGCTCGCCCCGTCGCCCTACCTGGAGACCGTGCGCGAGATGGAGCAGCGCTGGGGCGTCGACCTCGCTCCCTGGTACGCGCCCGCAGAGGAGGAGCCCCACCCCGCCCTCGAGGAGGTGCAGCGGGTCGAGTGGCCCTCGCGCGACCGCAGCGAGCAGCGGGTGCGGCGTGAGGAGGCTGCCCGCCGCGTGCTGGCGGCCGACCCGGAGGAGGCCGACGACCGCGCGGCCCTGGCCGAGGCGGTCACGCCCGAGGGCGAGAGCGGCACCGAGGTCGTGGAGCGGTGGGACGCGGAGATCGAGCGGCTGCTGCTCGAGGAGCGAGCCAAGCGTCGTACGAGCGTCGAGGTCGCGGTGCCCTCCTCACTGTCGGCGACCGCGCTGATGCGGCTCCAGGAGGACCCGGAGGCGTTCGCCCTCGACCTGCTGCGACCCATGCCCCGCCCGCCCGCCCCGGCGGCCAGGTTCGGCACCAGGTTCCACGCCTGGGTCGAGGCACGGTTCGGCCAGCAGGGACTGCTCGACCCCGACGACCTTCCCGGCCGCTTCGACGCCGACATCGACGACGACGCCGACCTCGAGGCGCTGCAGAAGGCCTTCGAGTCCGGCGAGTTCGCCGACCGTGCCCCGTACGCCGTCGAGGCGCCGTTCTCGTTGGTGCTGGACGGCACGGTCGTGCGCGGGCGTATCGACGCCGTCTACACCGAGGGCGACCCCCAGCGGTTCCTCGTCGTCGACTGGAAGACGAGTCGCCACGAGACCGCCGACCCGCTCCAGCTGGCCGTCTACCGGGTGGCGTGGGCGGAGCTCACGGGGGTGCCCGTCGACCAGGTGGTTGCGGCCTTCCACTACGTACGCACCGGGCGCACCGTCCGCTTCGACGACCTGCCCGGCCGCGACGACCTGGCGGCCCTGCTGCGGCCGGACCCTGTGCCGGACCCAGTGCCTGACCCAGTGACGGACCCAGTGCCCGACTCCGGTCCCGACCCGCGGGCGGAGGAGTCCGGGATGCTCTTCTGA
- a CDS encoding ATP-dependent helicase: MSSQVRLVRPPATATPVPVLDPAQRSVVDHAGGPLLVLAGPGTGKTTTLVEAIVDRIDVRGADPASVLALTFSRKAAEQLRDRVTARLGRTVASPLSMTFHSFAYGLVRRFTPAELYTAPLRLLTAPQADVMMHELLEMHRPALGWPTSLGEAVGTRGFAREVAAVLGRAREKGADHEELVRLGRENPSAPELLAAGLFLERYLDSLDDHGSTDYADLVRRAVMEARAHAVDLRREFRHVFVDEYQDTDPGQVELLRAVAGDGANLVAVGDPHQSIYGFRGAEVRGILDFPDEFLTRSGERAPVVVLDTTRRFGPAVLEAATRVARNLSLTGALPPEARERFARPRAMPDAPPGRVEVFTYDSERAEAERVADLLRRAHLDDGVAWSDMAVLVRSGRSTLPVMRRLLTAAGVPVGWQPTRSRSARSLPPSSC, from the coding sequence ATGAGCTCCCAGGTGCGCCTCGTCAGGCCTCCCGCCACCGCGACGCCGGTCCCCGTGCTGGACCCGGCGCAGCGGTCCGTGGTCGACCACGCCGGTGGGCCGCTCCTGGTCCTGGCGGGTCCCGGCACGGGCAAGACGACGACGCTCGTCGAGGCGATCGTCGACCGGATCGACGTGCGAGGGGCTGACCCTGCCTCGGTGCTGGCCCTGACGTTCTCGCGCAAGGCGGCCGAGCAGCTGCGTGACCGGGTCACCGCCCGGCTGGGCCGCACCGTGGCGAGCCCGCTGTCGATGACCTTCCACTCGTTCGCCTACGGTCTCGTACGCCGGTTCACCCCAGCCGAGCTCTACACGGCGCCGTTGCGGCTGCTCACCGCACCGCAGGCCGACGTGATGATGCACGAGCTGCTCGAGATGCACCGTCCTGCGCTGGGATGGCCGACGAGCCTGGGGGAGGCCGTGGGCACGCGAGGCTTCGCCCGCGAGGTGGCGGCTGTGCTGGGCCGGGCCCGCGAGAAGGGCGCCGACCACGAGGAGCTGGTCCGCCTCGGCCGGGAGAACCCGTCCGCACCCGAGCTGTTGGCCGCCGGACTCTTCCTCGAGCGCTACCTCGACAGCCTCGACGACCACGGCTCGACCGACTACGCCGACCTGGTCCGCCGGGCCGTCATGGAGGCCCGGGCCCACGCGGTCGACCTGCGCCGGGAGTTCCGCCACGTCTTCGTCGATGAATACCAGGACACCGACCCCGGGCAGGTCGAGCTGCTGCGCGCCGTGGCCGGTGACGGCGCCAACCTGGTGGCCGTGGGTGACCCGCACCAGTCCATCTACGGCTTCCGCGGCGCCGAGGTGCGCGGCATCCTCGACTTCCCCGACGAGTTCCTGACCCGGTCGGGCGAGAGGGCACCGGTGGTCGTGCTCGACACCACCCGTCGGTTCGGTCCGGCGGTGCTGGAGGCCGCGACCCGGGTCGCCCGCAACCTGTCCCTGACCGGCGCCCTGCCGCCCGAGGCCCGTGAGCGCTTCGCCCGACCTCGCGCCATGCCCGACGCGCCTCCCGGGCGGGTCGAGGTCTTCACCTACGACAGCGAGCGGGCCGAGGCCGAGCGGGTCGCCGACCTGCTGCGCCGCGCCCACCTCGACGACGGCGTGGCGTGGTCCGACATGGCGGTGCTGGTGCGGTCGGGCCGCAGCACGCTGCCCGTCATGCGACGCCTGCTCACGGCGGCAGGCGTGCCCGTCGGGTGGCAGCCGACGAGATCCCGCTCGGCCAGGAGCCTGCCGCCGAGCAGCTGCTGA
- a CDS encoding lysophospholipid acyltransferase family protein translates to MAHLALTAGVPVVPVGLRGTEQIQPVGATLPRLAKVRVAFGEPLDFTGLVGTAPLGRLRREVTDTIMREIQLLSGQEEAGAYNERPVDA, encoded by the coding sequence GTGGCGCACCTGGCGCTGACCGCGGGCGTGCCGGTGGTGCCCGTGGGCCTGCGCGGGACCGAGCAGATCCAGCCGGTGGGCGCCACGCTCCCGCGACTGGCGAAGGTCCGGGTCGCCTTCGGTGAGCCGCTCGACTTCACCGGCCTCGTCGGCACGGCCCCGCTGGGCCGGCTGCGGCGCGAGGTGACCGACACGATCATGCGCGAGATCCAGCTCCTGAGCGGCCAGGAGGAGGCCGGCGCCTACAACGAGCGCCCGGTCGACGCCTGA